The Aspergillus nidulans FGSC A4 chromosome VII nucleotide sequence GAGACCATCCGGACACTAAAGCCCGTGTCCAACCGGGTCCCGGAAACGGCATCGGAACATAATCCAAGCATGGAGCAGGAGCAATAATACGGCTGAAGGTGTGCAGGGCCGCGCCCGGCGTGTATGGATACACATATCGCCCTATTATCTTTTTGATCCGCCCTTGTCGGGCGTGGACACGGGTGACAGACCGAGATATAGCGTGCACTGCCCGCAAACGCTTCTGCTGGCGCACGGTGTACCCCTGTAATAGCCGGTTGATGTCATCCTCGGATGGTTTGTCAATCTGACTGATCCTGCGCAACGTGTTTGCTAGCGCAGCAGCACCCTCGATCGCAGTATTTGCTCCCTGCGCCATGTTGGGGGTCATCTGAACAACTAGTCAGTGACGGGGCACCAGGCCAAGAATCACTggggatgagaaggagagcgagAACCGGAGAGGGTAGCCCACCTTGCTGACGCTGTCCCCAAGACACACGATTCGTCCATGGTGCCAAATCTGGAACAGGCCTTCTTCCAGTATTGTGAAGGAGTACTTCGGTGTATTTACCCACAGGTCATGGAATTTCAGATCTTTGCATAGGCCAAGGCCGGCGGCGCTCTTGGCCATAATAAGGGCTGTTTCGCCGTCCGAGGATTGAGTTGTTGCCGGAGAGTTGCATGGCctgttcagcttctggatGAGCCCCCATCCAATGTGTGCGTCTTTGCCGGGAAAGGCAAGTACAGTAGCGTTGTCATGGCATGCGATCAGCTGCTCTCCTGGGGGTATCCCTTTCAACGGGGAAGAGATACCGAAGACGCAACTGTACTCGGCGACTAATTCTGGTTCCGGTCGCGGTATAAGCAGTAGGACTCGGTGAGGGTATCTATTCCACCTACGGcgtctttccttctccgcatcaAGTTTTTGACCAAGTTGGAGCCACATCTGTGATCGCGTTATGCTGTGTACTCCGTCTGCACCAGCAACCAAGTCCCCCACATGTTCCTGTCCGGACTCGGTAAAGACAGATACGCCCCTGCGGTTCTGATGGTGCTGGATCTTTATTACTCTCTGTCCAACCTTGATCTTGCTTTTGTCACGTAGGCCGAGGTAGAGCACCTCAATGAGCTGCTGGCGAGTGAGGACGGAAAGGGAATACCCAAATCTTTCATCGTTAGCTGGCATATAACCGATAGGAAACTGGATTTCAGGAACTTGCCTTTCCTGGATTGCCGCTGGGAAATTGTCACTAAAGACGAATCCATCTGGGTACGTCATATGGGCGACCTTGACTGGGCATGCCTCTTGCTCTAGCTGATGGCGAAGCCCCAGCTGATGCAGGATACGCCATCCGTTTGGCAGCAGACCGACTGATCCGCCAACGGTAGCAAGGGGATCCGAGTGTTTCTCGAGTACGATATAGTCAATACCGGCCAGGTCGAGGCTGTGCGCCAAAGTCAGGCCAGCGATTGAACCACCGACAACTATCACTTTGAAACTTCTCTTGTCCATTGCGTGCGTGTTGTTGTTTGCGGTAACGGGAAATATTGGGTATAGCCAACAGGGTTTTATTGTGTCTATCAAACGAAGTGATTTCTATACAACAGTCTTGCATCAGGAGACTACTGAGGTGGGACAGTCTTGCATGGCTCAGAACTTGTGTCCCTGGTGGATTCCAGTGAGACATGTGGTGCGGTGCATAAAAAGAAGCGTGATCTCTGGTCGACTCCTGATTCTGTATCATCTCATCATTTCACCCGCTATGAGACCACCCCTGGACATAATGGCGACGGTCTCCGAACTATGCGTACGCGGACTGATACGCTCTTGCCTGTTATACACTCTATAATGACTGTTACTGCAGTGTGCAGCCCTCAATACAAGCATCGGCAACAGAATCGCCTTCCCCGGCAGCACAGCATACAACGAGTCTCTTAGTTCCTATTTTGGCGTCAATGCGCAACTACCTCCAAGCTGTTTTGTTCTACCGCTCTCGGCACAAGACGTCTCGGTGGCCGTTCAAACCCTAACCTCGCAACCAGATCCATGCTTTTTTGCCATTCGCAGCGGGGGTCATACTACCTCACTCGGTGCGTCGGCAATAGAGGCCGGCGTTACCATGGATCTGTCAGGAATGAACACTACCACATACGATTCCAGCACCAATACTGCCTTTATTCAACCCGGTGCGCGCTGGGGTTCTGTGTATGAAACCCTTTTGCGGGATAACGTCCTGGTTCCCGGCGGCCGGACAGCATCTGTTGGCGTGGGAGGTTACCTGACCGGCGGTAGGAATTCGTTCCATGCCGCGCGTGTTGGTCTAGCATGTCTAAGCATTAAAGGATACGAAATTGTCCTAGCAGACGGTGAGGTTGCAAAAGTAGACCAAGATTCCCATCCGAACCTCTTTCGGGCTCTAAAGGGAGGCTCAAACAACTTTGGCATCGTGACCTTGTTCGACATGGAAGCTTTTTCAACGGAAGGTACGATATGGGGCGGGACTGTTTTATATGATATTTCCACCAAGGACCAGTATATTGCCGCGGGCACAGCGTTTACTGACAACATACCCAACGACCCCTACGCCTCATGGGTCGGAATGTTTGCGTACAATTCAACCACAGACCAGACAGCGATCTTCACCTCTCTGGCCTACACGAGGCCCGTTCAGTCCTGGCCCCAAGCGTTCAGCGAATTCTACGCGATTCCCAACATTACACACACCTTGAGGTCTGCCACGGTGTTGGATCTTGCAGTGGAAAACTCGTTTCCTTACGGATATCGGTAAGTTTCATGTCAGTTACAGGAATTAGAAGGTCCAGTACTAATAACGCCTAGTAATGTCCTCCAGACTGGAACATATTCCAACAATGCCGAAATCATCCAAAAAgccgtcatcatcctcaacaaccaaGTGAAGATGGCCAAGTTGCGAGCCCGGGGAAAAGACTACGCGCTCTTTGCTATCGTCCAGCCATGGGTTCCCTTATTCTGGGAGCACAGCGAGGCGCGTGGTGGAGACGTGCTTGGACTGGAGCGTTTCGAAACTAATTTGCTCAGTACGTCAAAAACCCTTCTTGTTCTAGACCTACTATCCTATTCCAGGCTAACAGATGTCAACACAAGACATTGCCTGGGACTACAGCTGGGACAACTCGGCAGATGACGAGCTTCTGTACGAGTTGGCGCAGTCCGCGCGCGAACAGTTGGATGAGTACGCGCGGTCTACAGGCGCGTACAATGAGTACATCTATCTGAATTATGCGGGCCGCACGCAGGACCCGCTCCGTGGGTATGGGCTAGAAAATCTAGAATTTCTGCGGCGCGTATCGGAGAAGTTTGACCCGGACGGTGTATTTCAAAGACTGGTGCGTGGAGGGTTCAAAATTGACCGTGCATAACGTGCTGGGCCAGTTATATATCTGACTTACTCTGTGTAAGgagaggagacgaagaagcagccATAGTTGTGTCACCATTCGCCGTAAGCAATAGCAGGCTCTGCAATTCTAGGCCTTTGCAGGGCCGACTGGATCCAAGTCCAAAATCTCTGCCTAGACTTGATATAAAGTGTTGGCCTCTATCTTTAACTCCTGAGGCCACATGTTGTGTTGTTATTGCATGCTCGCCCCTcatgctggccatggccttACGCACTCTCCCCATTCTAAACTTCATCTCCCACTGCTTTAGGTATGTCTTTGTTCCCGACAATGCCAAAGCAGTGATAGATGTAGGTTACTCTTAATCATCATGATCCTTAATCATCATGATCCGCTCGCGACGTACTTTAACAAGCACCCAGCCTCGTATCCCAGCCCCCTACAATATAACGACCGCCCAAACACTCCTTCCAATGAAAATCCCTTGACAGGTTACTACATCTCCTCATTCCTCACCACAACCACTGGAAACCAGTCCTACATGGTTACTGGCATCCTCGGGACTTCTGAAGTGACCAACTATGGATTCAGCATCTTGGACCTCGACACCCTCGAGTGCGTGGCCTATGGCAACACGACAGTCTATTCGGCCAGCAAAACCACATCTTTCAATTTAACCAGAGATACATATTGCCTTCTTTAGCGCCAAACCCTGCCAATCTCGCCATTGCTGTGCGCTCCAACGCAACTGCCTCCCGCGAGGACGATTAACAGGTGCCCGTGGGCCTGGACCTACTTGTCCATGCTACGTCACCCGCGTTGTAGCTTGTTTTCCAACAGAAGAGGGTCTCGCTTCCTGAAGTAATAGGCTACTTACTGAGTTATTTCATGTCTAGATTGGTATCTTTTCTACGTCAATAACCGCTCAAGCACCACGGCTTCGCTGTTATGACTAGTTTCACAAGATGATAAAGAACACAACTTTCCGATTTAGGTCTATTCTGTCTAACAGAGTGCAGCGTTTTAAGAGAAAAGCATTTTATTTACCAGAATCCGGCTACCAcaagtacatacgaccatagggtgtggaaaacagggcttcccgtccgctcagccgtacttaagccacacgccggctggttagtagtatggtgggtgaccacatgcgaatcccagctgctGTATGTTTTTGATTTTTGCAAGTTGTTTGTGCCTTGTGCACTCACCGGAGACTTCAAACTTTTACGAAGCTATCACTTTGAAGCCAAGGTAGCCTGTGCTGGCAGCTGCAAAGTTCTGCTTGAAAATGGCCGCTTCTAATTCGAATACGTAGGGCTGAAAGCCGCTTCAGATTACCGCTCAACTGTCTACTATCATACAAGTCCTCATATTAAAAAGCATGACTTAGAAGCTGaatcttcccctttctgTCCTGAGTCTGATCCAGCATGCCAGCTGAACTGGCGGGTTCCCCTGCGAGGGTTTCAGGACCATGAGCTTCAAATGACATCGAGCCTCGAGATCTCTAACCTTAGTCCTGCGGGCGCGCCAGTGCTTTCGACGAGTAGAGGCAGAGACTCACTTAGCGGTCTTGCCACGCTCATTGTCCTTCCACCTTGTTTGTGGGTGGCCCTGATAACGAATCCCACAGCATTTGGCATCTCTGGTGGCTTCATTTGGCCGCTTCAAAGCTATTGTACCACTGTTTTCCTTACGTGACTATCTGAATTTGCATTGAAATTTTCGCTTCACCCAGCCAGGAAAGCACCCGAAGTATCCTTGGGGAATGCATCTTCGCCATATGTATAAGAGTTATCCCAGTGGTGCGGACGAGGAAACATTGATACTCTTACGAAGAAGCGGTCGCCTGATGCTGGGCATTTGGCAGCAGCGGGCTGTATCTCTTCATTAGGAGAAGCCAGCAACCATCAAAGAAAAATGATACTTGTCCTACAATAAGACTGCCAGTCGCTGCTGTAGTGGGATACTGGGAGGGAGACGAGTTCGGTGATGGAAGCTCAACCCGATCATTATTCAAAAAAACCCAGAAAATGCCGGTGACAATATATGAAAGAGAGCCTATTACATTCTCTTAGGTGCTGTTATTTCTGTGAATTGAGACTGTCGCGGCGTCTGAATTGTTGAAAACTGAGCATAGATAGTTGAGAGGATAATCTAAGATCGTTTTCCTCGATAGCTCGAGGTCTCATGATAGGAGTTGAGCCCGAATCAGACTGCTCGAACTTCAGAAGCCACGAGTCGTGGATCTTTAGCAGCCTAAGGGCCTTGACGGAAAGAGAGCatggccagaaatctgacgGCAAGTACCAATGATCGTACAACAGAAGGGTAGAAAGGCTTTCCATTTGGTATTGTTCTCCAAGAGCATGACACTACAAGCCGCAGCTTTACTATATTAGACATACTCGTTAGCTGACGCCCAGATATTGTGACTGCGGTTTGCTTCGGTATAATCCACAGATTGTGTGCACAGTGTTATACCTAAAATAAAGTAGTGGAGTCTCCGCCGCATGCGGGCCGCTTCCTTCCCAAATATAAGGAGGGGCCCCACAACCTTACTAGCACTCCGCCCTGGGTTGTATAAGTTGTGGATGTTTGCGAGATTTAGGGTAGAACTGTGAAGAAATTGGTTATGTCGTCTTCACCAAAGCGTCAGGCTCCGCCGAATGATGACTTGACCGCACCATGACAAACATCCCCCCACGTTGCGAGTCAGTAACTGGATGCCGCCATACCCGTACGCCCAGTTAGCACAGAACAGCAGTCCGCGATCTGCTGCATGGTGACATCGTTCGCTCCGTGATGCTTAGAACATCAACCTCTACTCCAATGACAGTTGCTCCGGACCCCCGACATCTCGCGATCCGCGCACATGCGACAGCTGGATGCGATCCAATTGCATTTTCGGGCATCATTGTGGAAGAGAAATGATTCAGACTGCGATGCGGCTCAAAACGTGTCTCCAGTATATGAAAGGAGAAATCATTGATTTGATCGGTGTTGGGCAGACTTGCTGGTATCTATAGCCAAGTTCGAATACCTACATCTGCTCTGCGGGCATTCTACCCATCGCTCAACCTAATCAGACTTTCTTGCCGCTACCAGTGCCACTTTGCCACTCTCGATTTTACAGCCACGATGCAGGAGCAGATTATATCAGCCCGTTATCTCGATAAGACTAAGctgatgaagttgttgaaaGAGCGGTTCGCACCACAAGAATATTCTGTCACGGTATGTTCACTCCAAGGCTCCCAGGCAACCAGTTCATCCcgccttttgcttctcctctcaaATACAGCCTGGTTAGTTTTAGAAAGTTTAGGGGGGTGATTAGGCGGGTGAAAGCATTCAGACGCCAGGATGACTATCCCTGTTGTAAAGGATGGGTCGATTGGACGTTTCTGCAAGGCTGGGTTTATCGCTACCAACACAGCCCCCACTAATTTAGCAATAGCGCATTAGGCTAACAAGAAGCCAACAGATCAGCTGCGGACGATTCTACCTAAAACTTCCGGAGGCCTTGTCGGAGGTGGGTCAGCCTTGGAATTTTTTCAAATTTGCGAAGCCAGTGTTGCCTTCGAACCGGGTTTTTTTGCCCGAAACATTCCATTCGTTATCTGATGTGATATAGGAGGAAATTGAGTCGTGTTCGCCATAAGAAAGCAGAGGCTTGGATTTTCTTTACCAATGCGGCGCCGGCCTGACTTTCACAGATTGATCCCTCGGTTAGAGCAGGTGAAGGCGTCTTATTTTGCCCCCATAGGCAAGGGTGACGATCTCTTTGTATATAGCCGCTGGACTCCTCGAGAGGCACTTTTGCCCAATTtgccctcgtcttctccagaaGATATACTCTATCTTTGATATCTCAAAGCGTCTTTGGCACTACATACCGTCAAAATTTCGCAGTCCAATTGAGAAACTACATACCTTCAAAATCACAGTCAACTCTATCTAGCAATGGAAAACGGTTGTATTTCGCCCGCACCGATCCCACATTGTTCTCATGGAAAGTACATGGATACAAGGAAGCTAGTTCTCCTGCTGCGTGAGCAATATGGCGCATCCAATTTTCGCATTGATGTAAGATGCCATTCTCCACTCTAGGGTTGATTCCTTAATGACAAGCTAACCGTTAGGTTGTTAGTTACAACGAGACCAGTATATGGTATACATAAATAATAGAACATCACGAAGTTCCTATCTTACTGATGTACGTTTCCAGAATGTCTATCGAGCCTTCGCTGACACTTCCATAGGCAGAGATCGAAGACTGTCGATGTCCATGCTGACCCATGATGCCATCAGAAGGAGGGGTGCAGGAAGATGCTCGGCGCTTATTTCCGGCTATGTGCTACAGCAGTGTTAGTTTCCATTATTGAGCTCGTTTCCAGGCATTTTTTTTTGTACGTATTTTTCAACAAATCAATGACAGGATTTCCATTGTACATGTAGGAAGGGTGTATGGTTGTGTACATGGCAATGCGTGGCCACAGCTACAGGGTAGGCTGGGCAGTGTTACCTCATGCCCTTCGGTCTGCTAAGCCCACGAATGCCTTGCTGGTGACACGGCTGATGATGGCTGACCCACCCCAGTTTTTTTAGTGCTGCAACCTGGAGGGGCTTGGGTGACTTGGGTCAGGCGAGAAACGCAGCTGCCCTTCGTGCCCAGTAGCCGCGGTATCTGCTGTTCTGACCAGGCTTTTCCCAACTCACGCAAGGCTGAATACGGCCTATTAAGCTCTCCTTTAGGCTAGGTTGAAAGTAGGACTTGAGGCTTAGTGCTATATGACGAGCCTTTATAGCCCTGTATACTCGATGAAATGGCAAAACACCGAAATAAATGAAATGCCGCTTTAGAAGACGACACCAACAGCAGAACACTTATACATATTCTGAGTTCTTAGAGACTACTATCTGCAGATGGATCAATACTTGCTGGAGAGAGCGAATGCTCGTTCAGACAAAATATTTAGGGCAAAGCCCACACGgacccagctccagctccagaccATCGAGAAAGTCCAAGAAGACAGTGAAGTATGGAGGTTCCAGTTCGGAGAACGGAGCCAAATCAATCAGATTCATGAGTTGGAGGAGGCATATCCGGTATATATAGGCCAGCATCAAACTGCCATGGAACCGCTAACATAGCGCAGCGCAGACCGAGCGAGTGCATTCGGATCTACACTATTCAACATGTAAGATCTTGGAAGACGCTAGACATTTCTCGTGAGATCTTCGACCGGTTATTGGCGATTTATCAAGTGTTCCCGGAGATCTGGAGGGTTCTGCTCACTTTCGGATTGAGGTCATGCGAGAACGAATATGGATTTCCGCCGCCACAAGTGAGAGAATCAAGAGAGAATTCAATGGAAACTCGAGGCTCGCCCGAATATAAACCCATGAAGAAGAATTGTGCGCTGACTGCGTATAGAATTGACATATGTTATGCGGCGAGTTGAACGGAACGGCAAGTTGGCACCAGGATGTCCCTGGTCGATCCGACAAACAGGCGTATACCAGAAATTGGTACAGCCAGCGGACAGCTCCCAAGAGGCCATCTCAACATTCTTCCTGGTGGCACCGTCCTCGGCAATTGAGAGCGATCTCATGCGAAACTTGGGTGATATTACCAACAACGTGAAGGCAGCCTTTTTAATTCATAAGAGTATTGTGGCAGAGAGTTTGGCGGGTTGGATGGATT carries:
- a CDS encoding uncharacterized protein (transcript_id=CADANIAT00008435) → MGQHGHRQSSISAYGSVSEGSIDILETYINRVDCDFEVPKTL
- a CDS encoding FAD-binding oxidoreductase (transcript_id=CADANIAT00008434), which codes for MATVSELCCAALNTSIGNRIAFPGSTAYNESLSSYFGVNAQLPPSCFVLPLSAQDVSVAVQTLTSQPDPCFFAIRSGGHTTSLGASAIEAGVTMDLSGMNTTTYDSSTNTAFIQPGARWGSVYETLLRDNVLVPGGRTASVGVGGYLTGGRNSFHAARVGLACLSIKGYEIVLADGEVAKVDQDSHPNLFRALKGGSNNFGIVTLFDMEAFSTEGTIWGGTVLYDISTKDQYIAAGTAFTDNIPNDPYASWVGMFAYNSTTDQTAIFTSLAYTRPVQSWPQAFSEFYAIPNITHTLRSATVLDLAVENSFPYGYRNVLQTGTYSNNAEIIQKAVIILNNQVKMAKLRARGKDYALFAIVQPWVPLFWEHSEARGGDVLGLERFETNLLNIAWDYSWDNSADDELLYELAQSAREQLDEYARSTGAYNEYIYLNYAGRTQDPLRGYGLENLEFLRRVSEKFDPDGVFQRLVRGGFKIDRA
- a CDS encoding FAD-dependent oxidoreductase (transcript_id=CADANIAT00008433), translated to MDKRSFKVIVVGGSIAGLTLAHSLDLAGIDYIVLEKHSDPLATVGGSVGLLPNGWRILHQLGLRHQLEQEACPVKVAHMTYPDGFVFSDNFPAAIQERQVPEIQFPIGYMPANDERFGYSLSVLTRQQLIEVLYLGLRDKSKIKVGQRVIKIQHHQNRRGVSVFTESGQEHVGDLVAGADGVHSITRSQMWLQLGQKLDAEKERRQLVAEYSCVFGISSPLKGIPPGEQLIACHDNATVLAFPGKDAHIGWGLIQKLNRPCNSPATTQSSDGETALIMAKSAAGLGLCKDLKFHDLWVNTPKYSFTILEEGLFQIWHHGRIMTPNMAQGANTAIEGAAALANTLRRISQIDKPSEDDINRLLQGYTVRQQKRLRAVHAISRSVTRVHARQGRIKKIIGRYVYPYTPGAALHTFSRIIAPAPCLDYVPMPFPGPGWTRALVSGWSPISGVLLLVIPIIALVYGYSVINFGRDSINN